The following are encoded in a window of Ruminiclostridium herbifermentans genomic DNA:
- a CDS encoding response regulator transcription factor yields MDIIKVLIADDQTLMRDGLKTILELEEGMEVVGVAENGIQAYELAEKLNPDVVLMDIRMPIMDGVDSTRIIKNNNPSIVVIMLTTFDDDEYIIQALQYGASGYLLKDIQGNKLIQAIRESMAGNLLMPSNIAVKLATRLSKISEKESINIKSNNLALSYREQEIATLMIKGYTNKQIASELCISEGTAKNYISMIYSKIGINDRTKAVIFLRECL; encoded by the coding sequence ATGGATATTATTAAGGTACTTATAGCGGATGATCAAACACTTATGAGAGATGGACTCAAGACTATTTTGGAACTTGAAGAAGGCATGGAAGTGGTTGGTGTGGCTGAAAATGGAATTCAAGCTTATGAATTGGCAGAAAAACTTAATCCAGATGTTGTACTAATGGATATTAGAATGCCTATAATGGATGGAGTAGATAGTACACGAATAATTAAAAATAATAACCCTTCAATAGTAGTAATAATGTTAACTACATTTGATGATGATGAATACATAATACAAGCACTTCAGTATGGAGCAAGCGGATATCTTTTAAAAGACATTCAAGGGAATAAACTTATTCAGGCAATACGTGAAAGCATGGCTGGGAATTTGCTCATGCCTTCAAATATAGCAGTAAAACTTGCAACTAGGCTTTCAAAAATATCCGAAAAAGAATCAATAAATATTAAGAGCAATAATTTAGCGTTATCTTATAGAGAACAGGAAATTGCAACATTGATGATTAAGGGTTATACAAATAAGCAAATTGCATCTGAATTATGCATATCTGAAGGAACGGCAAAGAATTATATAAGTATGATTTACAGTAAAATTGGTATTAATGACAGAACTAAAGCTGTAATTTTTTTAAGGGAATGTTTATGA
- a CDS encoding peptidase S8 produces MKEIRHIILLILITSILTSCNGINQREVNLEIATKPLTLELGRGKLKTLPSYDKFQPGKLQIDLRSYDLTTLDLKERYEDLIHADFDTVTKWPYGLPEGFNPKKIIEQGKNPGLNIRDLHNKGITGEGVGIAIIDGALLVNHVEYRDRLKLYEEVHCLDKTSTPSGCAVVSVIAGEKTGVAPKANIYYIAETHKFLTQRTSDIDFSSLALAVKRILEINDTLPKRDKIRALVIDGDWTQTNNDHDAMDKAVEEAKEKGIFVVSNSICETYNQEMDFNGLGRDPLADPDDISSYGPGEEWKSRFFMFEKYSNAKEVLLVPMDSRTTASPTGDSDYTFYNVGDIKLSSAYIAGLYALACQVKPEITPQEFWHTALKTGDTTYIINNVINYNYKFGKVVNPKKLIKELMK; encoded by the coding sequence GTGAAAGAAATTAGACATATTATTTTGCTAATATTAATTACTTCAATTTTAACTAGTTGCAATGGTATTAATCAAAGAGAAGTGAATCTAGAGATTGCAACAAAACCATTAACACTTGAGTTGGGAAGAGGTAAATTAAAGACTTTACCTTCATATGATAAATTTCAGCCGGGTAAGTTGCAAATAGATTTACGTAGTTACGATTTAACAACCCTTGACCTTAAAGAAAGATACGAAGATTTAATTCATGCTGATTTTGACACTGTAACAAAATGGCCTTATGGCTTACCAGAAGGATTTAATCCTAAAAAAATTATTGAACAAGGTAAAAATCCAGGTTTAAATATACGAGACTTACATAATAAGGGCATTACTGGTGAAGGTGTAGGTATTGCTATTATTGACGGAGCTTTGTTAGTTAATCATGTAGAGTACAGAGATAGACTAAAATTATATGAAGAAGTACATTGTCTTGATAAAACCTCTACGCCAAGTGGATGTGCTGTTGTATCAGTTATTGCAGGAGAGAAAACAGGAGTTGCTCCTAAAGCAAATATTTATTATATTGCAGAAACACATAAGTTTTTAACTCAGAGAACCTCTGATATTGATTTTTCATCACTTGCACTAGCTGTCAAAAGGATTCTCGAAATCAACGACACTCTTCCTAAAAGAGATAAAATAAGAGCATTAGTTATTGACGGCGACTGGACTCAGACAAATAATGACCATGATGCTATGGACAAAGCAGTGGAAGAGGCGAAAGAGAAGGGGATATTTGTTGTTTCTAATTCTATTTGTGAAACATACAATCAGGAGATGGATTTTAATGGGCTTGGAAGAGATCCTCTTGCAGATCCAGATGATATTTCCTCATATGGTCCAGGTGAGGAGTGGAAGAGCAGATTTTTTATGTTTGAGAAGTATAGTAATGCAAAAGAAGTGCTTTTAGTTCCGATGGATTCCAGAACTACTGCCAGTCCGACAGGAGACAGTGATTATACTTTTTATAATGTCGGAGATATAAAACTTTCATCTGCATATATCGCTGGCTTATATGCACTGGCTTGCCAGGTAAAACCTGAGATAACACCACAAGAATTTTGGCATACAGCTCTCAAAACAGGTGATACTACTTACATTATAAACAATGTTATCAATTATAATTACAAGTTTGGGAAGGTTGTCAATCCCAAAAAGCTTATAAAGGAGTTAATGAAATAA
- a CDS encoding ABC transporter ATP-binding protein: MLINNENRTIMKRLFKFLKPYFRKISVVFVCIIASAGINLLLPLLSKQIMDNGLLVKNFDIVVRFSLLTLTIVLIEQAIGLLETKYFSYVNAVFQYSLQKMAFKHLQRLKLQYFNNTNFSEIMSNVGIDVGNISRICDKGTFIVISQIFRIIGGLFGLLIIDWKLTLVVLFVIPIRCFTVKIMAKKRKAMINKFIEYNSDFASWYGDAISGIKEIKLWGIDRIKTGEFIKKQRSIVKMNIKMSFLDKFNECTETLLFQGINCALYVLGAYIAFRNGLTIGGVFAFLTYSTYVLGPISAILNIGYNFTNIIPSAKRFIEFLDMETELQADNKNLIRLDGKEVCGNIKFQEVSFSYKNGEKILNKINLNINSGEKIAIIGANGSGKSTLINLVLRFYKPQEGKILIDGINIDNIKLRDYRSMISVVSQDLYLFNTTIEDNISAGLKLDDSAINKAAIKSGAYDFIKDMPLKYKSKVGRNGSKLSGGQRQKVAMARAFARKSKILILDEATSNYDIESEAYVNQMLTTDFKDSTVLVISHKPDILKMVNKIWVMDSGKINEFENYNDFESNYVQYKDFLYKEKSVI, encoded by the coding sequence ATGTTGATAAACAATGAAAATAGAACTATTATGAAAAGACTTTTTAAATTTCTAAAGCCATATTTCAGAAAAATAAGCGTAGTATTTGTATGTATTATTGCTTCTGCTGGTATCAATTTGCTTTTACCTTTGTTAAGTAAGCAAATTATGGATAATGGACTACTTGTTAAGAATTTTGATATTGTAGTTAGATTTTCATTACTTACATTAACTATTGTTTTAATTGAACAGGCAATTGGTTTACTTGAGACAAAGTATTTTTCATACGTAAACGCTGTTTTTCAGTATTCTCTTCAAAAGATGGCATTTAAGCATCTCCAAAGACTCAAACTCCAGTACTTTAACAATACAAATTTCTCTGAAATAATGAGCAATGTAGGAATAGATGTTGGTAACATATCAAGAATATGTGATAAAGGAACTTTTATTGTAATATCACAAATTTTTAGAATTATTGGAGGCTTGTTTGGACTTCTGATAATTGACTGGAAGTTGACATTGGTTGTATTATTTGTTATTCCTATAAGATGTTTTACAGTCAAGATTATGGCAAAAAAACGAAAAGCAATGATAAATAAATTTATAGAATATAATAGTGATTTTGCCTCGTGGTACGGTGATGCCATAAGTGGAATAAAAGAAATCAAGCTTTGGGGAATTGACAGAATAAAAACAGGGGAGTTCATAAAAAAACAAAGAAGTATTGTAAAGATGAATATAAAAATGTCATTTTTAGACAAGTTCAATGAGTGTACAGAGACATTATTGTTTCAAGGGATTAACTGTGCTTTATATGTACTGGGAGCCTACATAGCATTTAGAAATGGACTAACAATTGGGGGCGTATTTGCCTTTCTTACATATAGTACGTATGTTTTAGGTCCTATATCTGCAATTCTAAATATAGGCTACAATTTTACCAATATAATTCCTTCTGCAAAGCGATTTATTGAATTTCTTGATATGGAAACAGAACTTCAAGCAGATAATAAAAACCTAATAAGACTTGATGGTAAAGAGGTGTGTGGAAACATCAAATTCCAAGAGGTGAGTTTTTCATATAAGAATGGGGAAAAAATTCTTAATAAGATCAACCTTAATATAAATTCAGGAGAAAAAATTGCTATTATTGGAGCAAATGGCTCAGGAAAAAGTACGTTAATTAATCTGGTGTTAAGATTTTATAAACCTCAGGAAGGGAAAATATTGATTGATGGAATTAATATAGACAATATCAAGTTAAGAGATTACAGAAGTATGATATCCGTTGTAAGTCAAGATTTATATCTTTTTAATACAACTATAGAAGACAATATATCCGCTGGATTAAAGTTGGATGATTCAGCAATAAATAAAGCTGCCATCAAAAGCGGTGCATATGACTTTATAAAAGACATGCCATTAAAATATAAAAGTAAAGTAGGCAGAAACGGCTCAAAACTATCTGGAGGGCAACGCCAGAAAGTAGCAATGGCGAGGGCTTTTGCAAGAAAATCAAAAATACTTATTCTTGATGAAGCTACTTCAAATTATGATATTGAATCAGAAGCATATGTGAATCAGATGCTGACTACTGATTTTAAAGACAGTACTGTTCTAGTGATAAGTCATAAACCTGATATTTTAAAAATGGTTAATAAAATTTGGGTTATGGACTCAGGCAAAATAAATGAATTTGAAAACTACAATGATTTTGAAAGTAATTATGTACAATATAAAGATTTTTTATACAAAGAGAAAAGTGTTATATAA
- a CDS encoding sensor histidine kinase, whose protein sequence is MILTIYLKYARWNYFDFFYLFPNIIENSFYFIFIIGMIYIAGYQTHQSQILSNTMNELKMKSNELEKVNNKLQETMKSLEEMTVLRERNRIAREIHDTIGHTLTTVSIEIEAGKRLAEKDLNLALEKFELAQEQVRKGLNDIRSSVRMLKDGNGVLPFIPSIQALINETELHAGVSVKFSFSQLPFLNPEQEKVLYRVVQEGLTNGIRHGKCTEFVLQLEFKNNRIILLIVDNGKGCDDIAFGFGLNAMKERVEELRGNLSFKSSLGNGCSLKVDIPIEEECINGYY, encoded by the coding sequence TTGATACTGACTATTTACTTAAAATACGCTAGATGGAACTATTTTGACTTTTTTTATTTGTTCCCTAATATAATTGAGAATTCTTTTTATTTCATTTTTATAATAGGAATGATTTATATAGCAGGATATCAGACCCATCAAAGCCAGATATTAAGTAACACTATGAATGAATTGAAAATGAAATCAAATGAACTTGAGAAGGTAAATAACAAACTTCAAGAGACTATGAAATCCCTTGAAGAGATGACTGTATTACGAGAAAGAAATCGTATAGCCAGAGAAATTCATGATACCATTGGACATACTCTTACTACTGTTTCAATAGAAATAGAAGCAGGAAAGCGTTTAGCAGAAAAAGATCTGAATCTTGCTTTAGAAAAATTTGAGTTAGCTCAGGAACAAGTTAGAAAAGGATTAAATGATATAAGATCCTCGGTAAGAATGCTAAAGGATGGCAATGGTGTATTACCTTTTATTCCTTCTATACAGGCACTTATCAACGAAACTGAGTTACATGCGGGTGTTTCAGTAAAGTTTAGCTTTTCACAATTACCTTTTTTAAATCCAGAGCAGGAAAAGGTATTATATAGAGTTGTTCAAGAAGGCTTGACAAATGGAATAAGGCATGGTAAATGTACAGAATTTGTCCTGCAATTAGAATTTAAAAACAATAGAATAATTCTTTTAATAGTTGATAATGGAAAGGGATGTGATGACATAGCTTTCGGATTTGGACTTAATGCCATGAAGGAGCGGGTAGAGGAATTGAGGGGTAACTTAAGTTTTAAGTCTTCTTTAGGGAATGGATGCAGTCTTAAAGTAGATATTCCGATAGAGGAGGAGTGTATTAATGGATATTATTAA
- a CDS encoding carbohydrate ABC transporter permease, translating to MKLKTRQSIAGFAFALPSLSGFALFFAIPFVISLYYCFTEGVGGARFVGLKNFNDLLHSGSFLLAAKNTLIFNAISVPLIMALSLIFAILLNRQIKGLSFFRSSFILPMVIPAASVILVWNIMFSQYGVLNNLLNTFGITSDVDWIRSDWSMWILVLLYVWKNCGYNVILLLAGLNNIPKEYYEAARIDGARAFDCFTRITIPFLIPTGFFVFMISIVNSFKVFREAYLLAGSYPSLKIYMLQHFMNNNFMNLSYQRLTTAAFLMAILVALLVMVLYKVEGRFGRGI from the coding sequence ATGAAACTTAAAACCAGACAATCAATAGCAGGCTTCGCATTTGCACTTCCTAGTTTATCAGGTTTTGCACTATTTTTTGCAATACCTTTTGTTATAAGCTTGTATTACTGCTTTACTGAGGGAGTAGGTGGGGCGAGGTTTGTTGGGCTAAAGAATTTTAATGACCTTTTGCATAGTGGTTCTTTTTTGTTAGCAGCAAAAAATACCCTTATATTTAATGCCATAAGTGTTCCGTTAATAATGGCACTTTCACTTATTTTTGCAATTCTGTTAAACAGACAAATAAAAGGGCTGTCCTTTTTCCGAAGTTCTTTCATACTGCCGATGGTAATACCTGCGGCATCTGTAATCCTTGTTTGGAATATTATGTTTAGCCAATATGGAGTGCTGAATAATCTTCTTAATACTTTCGGAATTACTAGCGATGTGGATTGGATTAGAAGCGACTGGTCTATGTGGATTCTGGTTCTGCTATACGTATGGAAAAACTGCGGCTACAATGTAATACTGCTTTTAGCTGGATTAAACAATATTCCTAAGGAGTATTATGAAGCAGCACGTATAGATGGGGCAAGAGCATTTGACTGCTTTACGAGAATTACTATACCATTTTTGATTCCTACTGGATTCTTTGTATTTATGATATCAATTGTAAATTCCTTCAAGGTATTCAGAGAAGCTTATTTATTGGCAGGAAGCTATCCTTCACTGAAAATATATATGCTTCAGCATTTTATGAATAATAATTTTATGAATCTATCCTATCAGAGACTTACTACTGCAGCCTTTCTTATGGCCATATTAGTGGCTTTGCTGGTTATGGTGCTTTACAAAGTAGAAGGAAGATTCGGAAGGGGTATATAG
- a CDS encoding TIGR04066 family peptide maturation system protein, giving the protein MERLIVYPFDIEFSPVLRHMGLIENYTITALISPRGWWGTSNDACIVDGGKPTGLKISSDFESNLEHCDTVLISDYCKFLDYNKSVFPKIVIAVEHKRNIICTLPLEENQKKQIADLCQKKGVYFKHYHIKIRPLSSIKKQIILDINTPIICVAGISERTDKFNVQLALREKFLQEGYKVSQVGSKSWCELLGFHSFPNFMYSSYILESDKIVLFNQYIKNIEEEEQPDVIILGIPGGIIPINNNLTNRFGILAYMVSQAIIPDAFIFCTLYEDHKSDYYEELAKSMKYKFGFEVDAYSISNTKFDWSSYMSQPAMSKKFEVLTINNVDVDSKINSLRDCNFKLYNIKNEKDKTRLSEYIIDKLVEYGTVDSL; this is encoded by the coding sequence ATGGAGAGACTAATTGTTTATCCCTTTGATATTGAGTTTTCACCAGTATTACGACATATGGGTCTAATTGAAAACTACACGATAACTGCACTGATTTCCCCAAGGGGATGGTGGGGTACTAGCAATGATGCATGTATAGTAGATGGAGGCAAACCTACAGGATTAAAAATTAGTAGTGATTTTGAAAGTAATCTTGAACATTGTGATACAGTATTAATTTCAGACTACTGTAAGTTTCTTGACTATAATAAGTCAGTTTTCCCTAAAATAGTTATAGCAGTAGAACATAAACGAAATATAATATGTACATTACCATTAGAGGAAAATCAAAAGAAACAAATTGCTGATTTATGTCAGAAAAAAGGTGTATATTTTAAACACTATCACATTAAGATAAGGCCCTTATCAAGTATAAAAAAGCAGATTATTCTTGATATAAACACGCCTATAATTTGTGTTGCAGGGATTTCTGAAAGAACAGACAAATTTAATGTTCAACTTGCCCTTAGAGAGAAATTTCTCCAAGAAGGGTACAAGGTAAGCCAAGTTGGTTCAAAAAGCTGGTGTGAACTTTTAGGATTTCATTCATTCCCTAATTTTATGTACAGTAGTTACATTTTAGAATCTGATAAGATCGTATTGTTCAACCAGTATATAAAAAATATTGAAGAAGAGGAACAGCCTGATGTAATCATTTTAGGCATCCCAGGAGGAATAATTCCAATTAATAACAATTTAACAAATAGATTTGGTATACTTGCATATATGGTATCTCAAGCAATAATACCTGATGCATTTATTTTCTGCACTTTATATGAAGATCATAAGTCTGACTACTATGAAGAGTTAGCAAAGTCTATGAAATATAAATTTGGGTTTGAGGTTGACGCTTATAGCATTTCTAATACTAAATTTGACTGGAGTAGTTACATGTCGCAGCCAGCAATGAGTAAAAAATTTGAGGTTCTAACTATAAACAATGTTGATGTAGACAGTAAGATTAATAGTTTACGAGATTGTAATTTTAAACTTTACAATATAAAAAATGAAAAAGATAAGACTAGATTGTCAGAATATATAATTGATAAATTGGTTGAATATGGGACTGTAGACTCGCTATAG
- a CDS encoding carbohydrate ABC transporter permease yields the protein MSNTDNKIYTVEPEYSRNNPLNTVNKTVRVLNKKKRVTVQSIVKYVVLICIAAALLFPVIYMVTNSFMSNSEVLRNYNVISSGGIDNTVINDEGIEETKHTYISFKLIPDMVSFMQYYNVLLRKPKFLLMFWNSVFLTVPIVVGQIIVATLAAYAFSKLKFPFSDKIFFIYIIVMMMPFQVTLVPNYIVLKELNLLGSYWSIIFPGTFATFGVFLLRQFMVYIPDEYCESAKIDGAGYMRSFFSIVLPQCKGALASLAILVFIDNWNMVEQPLIFLDNETMHPLSIFLSRINEQEIGIAFACGMLYMIPTLLVFLYGENYFIEGIEMSGVK from the coding sequence ATGAGCAATACCGATAATAAAATTTATACAGTTGAGCCTGAATACAGCCGCAATAACCCTTTAAATACTGTAAATAAGACTGTTAGGGTATTAAATAAAAAGAAGCGTGTCACAGTACAAAGCATTGTAAAATATGTGGTGCTTATATGCATCGCTGCTGCTCTTTTGTTTCCTGTAATATATATGGTTACAAATTCCTTTATGTCAAACAGCGAGGTACTAAGAAATTACAATGTTATAAGCAGCGGGGGTATTGATAACACTGTAATTAATGATGAAGGAATTGAAGAAACAAAGCACACATATATTAGTTTCAAGCTAATACCTGATATGGTCAGTTTTATGCAGTATTATAATGTTCTTCTTAGAAAGCCAAAATTTCTTCTAATGTTTTGGAATTCTGTATTTCTCACTGTACCTATAGTTGTGGGACAAATAATAGTTGCAACCCTTGCTGCCTATGCATTTAGTAAGCTTAAATTTCCTTTTAGCGATAAGATTTTCTTTATATATATTATTGTTATGATGATGCCTTTTCAGGTAACTCTTGTTCCTAATTACATTGTTCTTAAAGAACTTAACCTGTTGGGGAGTTATTGGTCTATTATATTTCCGGGAACATTTGCTACATTTGGGGTATTTCTTCTCAGACAGTTTATGGTGTACATACCTGATGAATATTGTGAGTCGGCTAAAATAGATGGAGCTGGATATATGAGATCCTTTTTTAGTATCGTTCTCCCCCAATGCAAGGGAGCGCTGGCCTCTCTGGCAATTCTGGTTTTTATAGATAATTGGAACATGGTAGAGCAACCATTGATTTTTTTGGATAATGAAACAATGCATCCCCTCTCAATATTTCTTTCAAGGATAAATGAGCAGGAAATAGGAATTGCCTTTGCTTGTGGAATGTTATATATGATTCCTACACTTCTGGTGTTCCTATATGGTGAAAATTATTTTATAGAGGGAATTGAGATGTCAGGTGTAAAGTAG
- a CDS encoding ABC transporter substrate-binding protein translates to MKIKKYISMILLILILASTASCSDKNTETSGTKDSKAVITMDVLSNDRYILAAIGQFNEEHKDIRIEYGDIITYNEEYKNKYITRLSVGEGPDIIRVDNELGLLTAVHKTADAGIFYDLNELINKDNSFNLSDYNQKVMNSGVINGKRFLIPLRYNFSTFFAKKGVLKENGFTTDGEKYTLENFADEVYAFMQKNKGTGKYFMTLHNFTLSDIVKISGLSLIDINKKTAKLNSAEFVDLLNIYKKLHSVETEISKDIRYYVNTGDIFACTVECPDFDNGNCLIMNNMDSIFWSRDRINKVANTYIFPQYTNKKSILLEPILYLAINSKCKYKQEAFEFIKLLLTEEYQKADDLKGFYSLAVNNNAYLNNVNFYISNLDNAQPIEGEYDAEKRKEQVREQYQEIQEISVCDTVDAQVYDIIDSEAKNFIDGKRSAEKTAEIIQDKVMLYLNE, encoded by the coding sequence ATGAAAATAAAAAAGTATATATCCATGATATTGCTGATTTTAATACTTGCAAGTACAGCATCGTGTTCAGATAAGAATACTGAAACTAGTGGAACTAAAGATTCAAAAGCAGTAATAACAATGGATGTATTGAGTAATGACCGTTATATCCTTGCTGCTATTGGGCAATTCAATGAGGAACATAAAGATATAAGAATAGAATATGGCGATATAATTACATATAACGAGGAATATAAAAATAAGTACATAACGAGACTATCTGTAGGAGAAGGACCTGATATTATCAGAGTTGATAATGAACTAGGGTTGTTAACAGCTGTACATAAAACAGCTGATGCTGGGATATTTTATGACCTTAATGAGTTGATTAATAAGGATAACAGCTTCAACCTTTCAGATTATAACCAAAAGGTAATGAATAGCGGTGTAATTAATGGAAAGAGGTTTTTGATACCTCTACGCTATAACTTCAGTACATTTTTTGCTAAAAAAGGTGTCTTAAAGGAGAATGGCTTTACTACAGATGGAGAGAAATACACTCTTGAGAACTTTGCTGATGAAGTGTATGCATTTATGCAAAAAAATAAGGGTACTGGAAAGTACTTTATGACTCTTCATAATTTTACACTGAGTGATATTGTAAAAATAAGCGGACTAAGTCTTATTGATATAAATAAGAAGACTGCAAAATTGAATTCTGCGGAATTTGTAGATTTACTAAATATTTACAAAAAGCTACATTCAGTAGAGACAGAAATTTCTAAAGATATAAGGTATTACGTTAATACTGGAGATATTTTTGCTTGTACTGTAGAGTGTCCGGACTTTGACAACGGTAATTGCTTGATAATGAATAATATGGATTCAATATTTTGGTCAAGAGATAGAATCAATAAGGTAGCTAATACTTATATATTCCCTCAGTATACAAATAAAAAGAGTATTCTGTTAGAACCTATATTATATTTAGCAATTAATTCAAAATGCAAATATAAACAAGAGGCTTTTGAATTTATTAAGCTACTTCTTACGGAAGAATATCAGAAAGCAGATGATTTAAAAGGGTTTTACTCATTAGCCGTTAATAATAACGCTTATTTAAACAACGTAAATTTCTATATTAGCAACCTTGATAATGCCCAACCAATAGAGGGCGAATATGATGCAGAAAAAAGAAAGGAACAGGTTAGAGAACAGTACCAAGAAATACAAGAAATTAGTGTGTGTGATACTGTAGATGCTCAGGTTTATGATATTATCGACAGCGAGGCTAAGAATTTTATAGATGGGAAACGTAGTGCTGAGAAGACAGCAGAGATTATTCAAGACAAGGTTATGTTATATTTGAATGAATAA
- the ccpM gene encoding Cys-rich peptide radical SAM maturase CcpM, with product MKNKNISHVKILQSKLGMITLQVTQQCNLRCKYCAYSGEYDNRIHSNKRLSFETAKKGIDFLFEHSYNSEQVGVGFYGGEPLLEFELIKKCIEYSEANSEGKELIFSITTNGTLLTKTVVEYLCSHNVSLVISLDGPKNVHDKNRRFAGKDKGSFDIVMKNVEAIKKEFPEYYKKIIFSVVIDPLNDFSCVNEFFTTYDTIKDLHTLPSMINQNYLKHDIKRNNDFSTKYGYEMFKVLLSKLGRLNKSYSSTILENYYFQLKRDMFENRSNNDNRLPEKGHPSGPCVPGGTRLFMDVNGFLYPCERVSESSSVMRIGHIESGFDVKKCFELLNIGKITEEACKNCWAFRFCTSCCAIADNLTGLSAEKKLSHCRSIKFNTELLLKDYCTLSEFGFHFDEKINNIKFGSL from the coding sequence ATGAAAAATAAGAATATAAGCCACGTTAAGATTCTTCAAAGTAAATTAGGAATGATTACACTTCAAGTTACGCAGCAATGCAATTTGAGATGTAAATACTGTGCGTACTCAGGAGAATATGATAATAGAATTCATTCTAATAAAAGATTAAGTTTTGAGACGGCTAAAAAGGGCATTGATTTTTTATTTGAGCATTCATATAATTCTGAACAAGTTGGTGTTGGTTTTTATGGAGGAGAGCCATTACTTGAATTTGAATTGATCAAAAAGTGTATAGAATATTCGGAAGCAAATTCTGAAGGTAAAGAATTAATTTTTTCGATAACAACGAATGGAACATTACTTACCAAAACAGTAGTGGAATATTTATGTTCGCATAATGTATCTTTGGTAATAAGTTTAGATGGTCCTAAGAATGTTCATGATAAAAATAGAAGATTTGCGGGAAAAGATAAGGGTTCATTTGATATTGTCATGAAAAATGTAGAAGCTATTAAAAAGGAATTTCCAGAATACTATAAGAAAATCATATTCAGTGTAGTAATTGACCCATTAAATGACTTCAGCTGCGTTAATGAGTTTTTTACTACATACGATACTATTAAAGACTTACATACCTTACCTTCAATGATAAATCAAAATTATTTAAAACATGATATTAAAAGAAATAACGATTTTAGTACAAAGTATGGCTATGAAATGTTTAAAGTTTTGCTGTCAAAATTGGGAAGGCTTAACAAATCATATTCCTCTACTATATTAGAAAATTATTATTTTCAACTAAAGCGTGATATGTTTGAAAATAGATCGAATAATGATAATAGATTACCTGAAAAGGGACATCCAAGTGGTCCTTGCGTGCCAGGTGGCACTAGACTGTTTATGGATGTTAATGGTTTTTTATATCCATGTGAACGAGTAAGTGAATCTTCTAGTGTAATGAGAATAGGACACATTGAGTCTGGGTTTGATGTTAAAAAATGTTTTGAATTGTTAAATATAGGCAAAATAACTGAGGAAGCATGTAAAAATTGCTGGGCGTTTAGATTTTGTACATCATGTTGTGCTATAGCAGATAATTTAACTGGGTTATCAGCAGAAAAAAAACTTTCTCATTGTCGAAGTATTAAATTTAATACGGAATTGTTACTAAAAGATTATTGTACACTTTCAGAATTTGGATTCCATTTTGATGAAAAAATAAATAATATTAAATTTGGAAGTTTATAA
- a CDS encoding peptide maturation system acyl carrier-related protein: MNISTINEEEIMNKLTKIFKDRFLIDLSEYTNNDLSKDLLSDTYKLTPGSLIYLFFDVEKEFNISIPEEDIVAGKFNSINNIFCIIKNQLEI; this comes from the coding sequence ATGAATATTTCAACTATAAATGAAGAAGAAATAATGAATAAGTTAACAAAAATTTTTAAGGATAGATTCCTTATTGATTTGAGTGAATATACAAATAATGATTTGTCTAAGGATTTATTAAGTGATACATATAAGCTGACACCAGGAAGTTTGATTTACCTTTTCTTTGATGTTGAAAAAGAATTTAATATAAGTATACCTGAGGAGGATATAGTTGCTGGCAAGTTTAATAGCATTAATAATATATTTTGCATAATAAAAAATCAGCTGGAAATATAA